The genomic window TATTAGCTGTAGCATATCCAGGTTAATTTAGGTCCCAAGTTTCTCCCATTATGAGGTATACATCCTATACATCTTTGAGCAATACTCTTTCTGTTTCTAAATGTAAGGGATTCTCGCTGAATATGGACATGCACAGAGGTAGTTATAAAGGAGATATTAAAACTAATCATACAAGTTAGAATAGATAAGAAAATCTTTGTATCTACCATTGATGTTTCCTCCAATCTTTTAGAGATATTGGTATTAAACGTTAGGGCACAGGAGGTATACCAGCCTCTGCATCTAGGATGAACACAACCATCTTAACCTCTTTACTAATGCTATGAGATATACATAGCTCCTAAGTATCAGAAATGTCTGCGAGGAAAAAAATTGTCAGAAATGTCTTGACATCGTCAACTGTTTTCACTCCACTTTTGTTCTGATCAATtcaacaaatttatttatttattacctCTCAAATGACGTCAAACATCTATATTGTCAGTTTAATTTTTAGTCCAAAGTTAAGAGTATTGATTTTAATAAAGCCTTGTATTTTGGacgtgtagtagtagtatattttaagatttgtgCCTTGGTCTTCTTAAATTCTGTGATGGACCCGTATTTTTAAGTAAAGAAGGCATCGGCCTTCCTAATTGGTGTTCAGATAGTACGACCACTAGTTTCCAGCAaattacaaatatttttttcttgcctGTGTCTTGAATAGGCACTTTGATCAGTTTCTTTTATTATACAAATATCCATTTCAAATAATGCTGCAACTAGACATGTGTGATGGGCAGTGTTGTTAAGGTGGTAAGGCGGTTTAAGGCGACCCACCACTGCCTTAGTGCCATAGCGCTGAGGCGTAAGGTGTTGCGACGCCTTATGAGATGATTGAGGCGTGATTAGTGGAGGATATGGTAGAGAaattaggaagaaaaaaaaaaggaaattggtAAAACCGTAAAAGGCCCACTAAGCCAGGCAGCCAGCCCACCAAAGACCAACATTAGTCTTCATACCCACGTGTTTTATGCCCTAAGAGACATCGTACGCCACCAGGCACCAGCCACCATGACGAGAAGAGGCACCAGCCACCATCAATGTCTCTGGCcacttctttctctttctctacAAGCCATCTAGGTTCCATGATGAGCTtacctcttcttccttccctttCTCTACTGGTTTTTCATGTTCCCTTTCTGTACTCGTTTTGCCTCTAAGGCGGAGGAAACATAAGGCGGAGTGGACGCCTTGACCTCCGCAACCGCCTTAGTGCTATAGCGATGCCATAGCGACCCCTTAACAACCATGGTGATGGGTAGTGGGCTGAGAGGTCGAGGTCCTTGTGTCCGTAGGCAACGGTTCCGTCATCCTACGGTAGGTCAATTGGATAGTGTCTGTTAGGTTGGGTCCTTCCCTCCATTTATATAAGGATGGATTATAGTGTCGTTCTAATTAAGAAATGAATCAGAATTACTCTCCTCCAgctccatctatataaggatggaTTGTATCGTTCTTCTAATTAAGCAATGAATCAGAATTAGTCTCCCCCAACCTAAGAAGTGATCGGCTTGAGCTTGTCTATCTCAAACAAGGAAATGGCCTCTCACTTCTCATCCTTCTTAAATAGTCAAACAGGCTAAGAGCTAACTTCATCGAAATTCCCCCTTTTTAGAAGATTGGCAGCAATTCAAGGCTGTTTATGTGGTATTGACTGAGAATGGACGGCATTCGtgtgtttttcttctcttcatgcGAGCTTGAACATGCACATATTCATTATTAAACCTCCACATTTTTGGTGCCTAGAAATATTCATTCCATATGGGTCAAATTGTAAGTTCCGACACATAACCGGATACCCCCATATTTGGGGTTCCCTTGAAAGTTAGAGAGCAGCCTTTGACTGTTTGTATTTGTAGAATCATAGCTTGTAATACTGTAACTTGTACTGAAACACTTAACAGTCTACTTGGAATCACAAGTTTTAAATTTCAGTGTAGCATTTTATTCATTCTTTTGCCCTTGTCAAAGAGGAGATATTTGTACTAGTTCTGTCACACTTCAAATAAAGGGCAACACCCAACTAGCTGGACCTTCGTTTCAAGCAATTACAAATGAATACAACTGGTCACAGAGGTAGAGACCTCTCTCTAATATGATATCTAGTGCTCAGGTGGGAGAATGAGCTAATGCTCAATCAGGTAATCAAAGAACAGCAGTTTATATAAACTGCAATAGTGTAGATCAGATAATCTTAGGTAGAGCCCAGAATTCAAGATAATGATTTATTGTACTTATACGCTTGCCCTCAATTACACTTATTAGTGGAATTATCCTACAAACACTGAAGCTCTGCTACATACCAGACTGTGATGAGCATGCCTGCTTGGATAGTACGGAAGCCTTTTTCTTCAGTTCACGTGTATGCAGCAGATTATGTCCTTTCAAGTTTGCATTACAAATCATATTAGTTATAGTATTACTATCAAGATCCACATGAATAAGCTGTCACAACAGTTATGTTTCAGGGAGGTGATGTGAAAACCAGACAAAAATCAAACAGGTGATTTATGTACTCCTCAATCAGAATAGGAGATTGACGAGAAAACAACAGTAGTATTATCTTGAACAACAAAATGTTCACTTCACATTCTATtagagttatttttttatgcagGTGACTAACGCTAGGCACAAACCTTTTCATAAGCTCCACCATTCCCTTTCTCATGAACATCTCCattattgtcattaattgaaGAGCTGTTCTTCCCCACATTGGAATTTTCCTGAAGGTAAAACTAGTCAGATTTCTCCTAGCCAACAATCTCAACAGAAATCAATAAGAATTTAATAAGTTGTGCACCTTCATCGCATCCACATCACTCAAAGATCCGTCATTTTTTCCAGTCTCAACATCTTCCTGAAATGAAACAACCAAGAACAATGTGACCAAAGATCAGTAACACATTCAATTAATTTGCACAGCAACATTACACCCACATTACTGAAAAAAAGATGCATACCTTCTCTGCAACCTGATCTTCAGAAGAGATCGTCTTCTCAACAGCATCAACATTGTTCTGAAATCAAGAACTGAATCAGACTAAGTAATACTACTAGCTAGCAGCCTCAGCAATGAGCAAGCTAGACCTCTACCTCttgggcagcgacggcggcagcggcctcggcggcggcgagtgccTGGCCGAGCGTGCCGCGGGGGTCGATGACGACGCTGGGCATCCTGTCGATGTCCCAGCCGAGCACGCggcagatggcggcggcgaaggcgcggTGCGCCCGGGGCCTCCCGCagcgggtggcggcgcgggcgtgCTGGACGAGGCCGACGCAGCCGGCGAACCTCCTggccttccccttcctccccacgCACGCCATGCACACGaactcccctccctcccaccccCGCTCGTAGTGCCCCCGCAGCGCCGCGTCCCGCTCGAACAGCCCCATGAAgaaccccgccgcctcctcgccctccGATTCAgacccttcctcctccaccacctcgtcgtcgtcgtccgacCCGCGGTTGGAGAAGAActcctcggcggcgcggagcgcggCTCGCTGCGAGAGCGATCCAGGCGAAGGCTGCTTCTGCTGCGGCGGGCGCtgcgcgggggaggaggcggccttGTTGTCGTGCCAGGTTGTCGGGGAGGCGGGCGGAGACGGCGCGAGGGGCCACTCCGGGCCGGATTCCTCCCGCTGCTGCTCCTGGGCGCGGCGCTCGAGCCTCCTGCGCCTCCGGCGGTCGACGCGGCGGAGGGTGGCGACGGAACCGGAGCCACGAGGAGGGATGGGagcgggggcggcgcggcgccagaGGGAGTGGAGGTAGAGGACCTCCTCGGCGAGGAGGCGTTCGCGGTCGGCCCCGGGAGGCAGCTGctcgcggtggcgccgccgcatcgccggctGCTCTGCTCGCTCTAGTCTAGTAGAGGGGAGAAGGGGTCGTGGGGTTGGTTGCGAAATCCGACGGCTCGGAGGCCAACCGTCGCGCTGCGCGTGGCGTGGGAAGGTTAGCAGCTGCAGCGCCGCACCCGCAACACAACGCAAGATCGACGCAGGTCAAATTacagttactccctccatcccctcgttgtaattcaagttcaaatttaaatttaaactagaatagtactccctccattccaaaatttTACAACTTTTGGACACagctgtccagattcatagctaaaaatgcttatattttgggacagaggtagtatatggttattttgagatgaagggagtatattttctctaaaataGAAACATAATGATTTATTCAAATGTTATTGGAGTAAAAGTATGTCCATTAAATTCTGAAGCTAGAGTGCCAGGCATATTTACAATATGCAAAACCGTGTGTGGTTATCACATGTGATAACCCTTTCAGTTTATGAAACAACAGTATATCTCACAGTATTTGTGgtaaccaccaaaacatgagatGGCGGTAACCCCACCCTAAATGGTTGGGTAAACCCTGAACATATCCAGGTTAAAAAATTTGTTGGATATAGAGCTCTCAAACCGTTTGAATCTAATCAATTCAACAGTTTGAATCTAATCAATTAGTGATTATACATAAAAATTAGTGATATTTATTATGTGTATTCAGCAACGAAAAGGCGTGATATCGAGAAACATAGGTGAACGCAGCACAGGCAAGGCATACGGAGTCGGGGCACTACCAATGTAAAGGAAACATGAATAAAAAGCATCTATACGAGTCTACAATCACATTTGCGGTAGCAGTAACGTAAAGTTAATGAGAAACATCAGCTGATCTCAAAAGAGATCTCTCAACATCGACGAGAGAAACATGTCCAAACAAGTTCATAGACAGGGGCGCTTCTACAGTTCACAGCCCTGGATACCATGCGCCAGATTGGGCAGAGGGAGGTTTAAGCAGCTGGGGCATCGGCCATTTCCTGCTCGACAGGAGTGGCCTCAACCGGGTAGTACTTGTAGTGCAGCTCCCCAACATCATCTCCAGAAAGCTTCGTCCAGCCGTTCGGGCCAACATGGTAAACTGAAATTCAAACAAAAGGATAACGTCAGTTCT from Oryza glaberrima chromosome 6, OglaRS2, whole genome shotgun sequence includes these protein-coding regions:
- the LOC127777888 gene encoding uncharacterized protein LOC127777888, with the protein product MRRRHREQLPPGADRERLLAEEVLYLHSLWRRAAPAPIPPRGSGSVATLRRVDRRRRRRLERRAQEQQREESGPEWPLAPSPPASPTTWHDNKAASSPAQRPPQQKQPSPGSLSQRAALRAAEEFFSNRGSDDDDEVVEEEGSESEGEEAAGFFMGLFERDAALRGHYERGWEGGEFVCMACVGRKGKARRFAGCVGLVQHARAATRCGRPRAHRAFAAAICRVLGWDIDRMPSVVIDPRGTLGQALAAAEAAAAVAAQENNVDAVEKTISSEDQVAEKEDVETGKNDGSLSDVDAMKENSNVGKNSSSINDNNGDVHEKGNGGAYEKDIICCIHVN